The Streptomyces tubercidicus DNA segment AGTGCGGGCGCCCGTTACGTTGCGCCATAAGGGTGAGATGGCCCCGCCGTTCTGTACGGCGGTCACCGCACCCGCAGCTCTTGGCAAACGTCCTTGCCGAGGCAGCAATAGCGACCCCGGGACGGAGGCTGGGTGTGCGGCACCCAGGCACCAGCCGTCCTGGTCGCGGTGCGCTGCGCCGTGAAAGCTCACCGGTGACAGCAACCGGCAAAGGAGCAAGCCCATGACGGAGCACGAGAAGGTCGTCCTGATCACCGGCGCGAGCAGCGGCATCGGCGAGGCGACCGCCCGCCGCCTGGCCGCCGACGGACACCGCGTCTTCCTCGGCGCCCGCCGTACCGACCGGCTGGAAACGCTGGCCCACCACATCACCAGCGGCGGCGGCACCGCGGCCTTCCAACGACTCGACGTCACCTCCGCCGAGGACATGCGGTCCTTCGTCGCTGCCGCACGCGAGGAATACGGCCGGGTCGACGTCCTGGTCAACAACGCGGGGGTGATGCCGCTGTCGCCCCTGGAAGCCCTGCGGGTGGACGAATGGGACCGGATGCTCGATGTGAATGTGCGCGGCGTGCTCCATGGCATCGCCGCCGCGCTCCCCGTGATGAAGGCCCAGGGCACCGGCCATATCGTCAATGTCGCGTCGGTCGGGGCGTACGAGGTGGTACCCACCGCCGCCGTCTACTGCGCCACCAAATTCGCCGTACGGGCGATCTCGGAGGGGCTGCGCCAGGAGTCCGCCGGCGGTATCCGGGTCAGCGTGATCTCGCCGGGCGTCACCGAGTCCGAACTCCCGGACAGCATCACCGATCCGGCGGCCCGGGAAGCGATGAAGGCATACCGGGCGGTGGCCCTGCCGGCCGCCGCCGTCGCGGACACCATCGCCTTCGCCGTCAGCCGGCCACCGGAGGTCGACGTGAACGAACTGGTCGTGCGTCCGGCGGCGAGCGCTCAATAGGCCGCGGGCGCCCCGTCACAGGGCGCTCCCGCAGCGCCGGCACCCGCGGCCTGCCGGTCCAGCGACAGGGGCACGCGCTGCGGGTGTGGTGCCGAGGGCCGGTTGCGGCAGTAGAGTCTTCTCCCATGTCGAAGCCCGACGAGCTGCTTGTCGACATCGCCGCCATGGTGGAGTCGGAGCAGAGCAATCAGATGTCTCTCACAGTGGTTGTCCAGGGCACTGTGATCACCGGACGGTTGGCGCCCGAGCGTGTGTGGCGGCAACGTGTGGCCGAAGTCCTGGAACAGTCGGAGCGGCTGGGAACGTTCTCCGCCCTCTTCTCCGCAGCCGGCCCGGACACCCGCCCGCCGCAACCGAAAGGGCCACCCACCCACCTGTATTTCCATGTGGCGAGAATTCTGCAGGGAAGTATCGGCCTGCCCGAGACCGGTGGGATGTACCGCGTCGAGATCAAGGACGTAGGAGCCTGGACGGTGGGCGACTTCAGCTACTCCGACCACTGACCGACCGACACACAAAGCTGGGCTCCGACCGATGCGGTCGGAGCCCACTTCGCTGTCCGGCGGTGTCCGGTCTCAGCTCGTCGGGTCACCGTCAGGCGTCGCCGGAGCCTGAAGCATGGCTGACGCCTCCTCAAGGGGCGTGCGGACGACGGGGGTCGAGGAGCTACAGGTGAAGCCGAGCCGGGTGAGGGCCCGGGTCACCTCGCCCGCGCTGAAGTCCCGGCGGTCCTGCCGGGTGATGATCTCACCGACCTGCTTGACGGGGTAGTGGCGGCCGCCGATGAGCACGGAGTCACCCGTGACGGGTTCGGGCTCGACACCCTTCATCGAGTCCTGCACCTCGGTCTTGATCAAGTCGAAGGGGAAGCGGGCGATGACGCAGCGCATAGTGCCTCTACAAGGTCGAAGAGAACCGGATTCGGACTGACGGAGGAGCGAGAGGAGCGTGTGCGGACGGGACGACTTCCGATCTACGAGGTCTTGCCGGCCGACGGCCGACGCTGCGACGTCCCGGCCGCGTTCCGGGGTGCCCCGGACTGCCGGCGGGCCTGGGCGGAGCGACTGCGCCGGCCGCGGGTGGAGGAGCCGCTGCGCTTCGGGCGTTCGACGGCCGGCGCGGCAATGGTGACGGGAATGCCGGAGGGGGCCTGGGCGCCCGTGATCCGGGTCAGCTCGGCCTCGCCGGAGCGGACCTGGGTGGACTGCGGGGTGATCCCCGCATCGGCCATCAGCCGGTCCATTTCGCGGCGCTGGTTGGGCAGGACGAGGGTGACGACGCTGCCGGACTCCCCGGCGCGGGCGGTGCGGCCGCCGCGGTGCAGATAGTCCTTGTGGTCGGTGGGCGGGTCGACATTGACGACGAGGTCGAGATTGTCGACGTGGATGCCACGGGCGGCGACATTGGTGGCCACCAGCACGGTGACCTGGCCGGTCTTGAACTGGGCCAGGGTCCGGGTCCGCTGCGGCTGGGACTTGCCGCCGTGCAGGGCCGCGGCGCGCACCCCGCTGTTCAGCAGGTGCTTGGTGAGCTTGTCCACCGCGCGCTTGGTGTCCAGGAACATGATCGACCGGCCTTCACGGGCGGCGATCTCGGTGGTGGTGGCGTGCTTGTCGGCGTCGCGGACATGCAGCAGGTGGTGTTCCATCGTGGTGACGGCGCCCGCCGACGGGTCGACGGAGTGGACCACCGGGTCCGTCAGATAGCGCCGGACCAGCAGGTCGACATTGCGGTCCAAGGTGGCCGAGAACAGCATCCGCTGACCCTCGGGACGCACCTGGTCGAGCAGCGCGGTCACCTGCGGCATGAACCCCATGTCGGCCATCTGGTCGGCCTCGTCCAGCACGGTGATGCCGACCTGGTTCAGGCGGCAGTCACCGCGGCCGATGAGGTCCTTGAGCCGCCCGGGAGTGGCGACGACGACCTCGGCGCCGCCGCGGAGCGCGCTCGCCTGGCGGCCGATCGACATCCCGCCGACGACGGTGGCCAGCCGCAGCGACAGCGCCTTCGCGTACGGGGTGAGCGCATCGGTGACCTGCTGGGCCAGCTCCCGGGTGGGGACCAGGACCAGGGCCAGCGGCTTGCCCGGCTCGGCGCGCAGACCGGCCGTACGGGCCAGCAGGGCCAGACCGAAGGCGAGCGTCTTGCCCGAGCCGGTGCGGCCACGGCCCAGCACATCGCGCCCGGCCAGCGAATTCGGCAGCGTGGCGGCCTGGATCGGGAACGGGGCCGTCACCCCTTGCGTGGTCAGCGACGCCAACAGCGCGGACGGCATGTCCAGTTCGGCGAACGACTCGGCCGGCGGCAGCGCGGGGGTGTGCGTGACGGGCAGGGCGAACTCTCCCTGCGGGGCGGGACGGCGACGCTTGCCACCGGAGCGGTTGGACGCCTGCGAGCGGTAGCCGCCACGGCCTGAACCGGCGGAGCGGGTACGGGGGGAACGGTCGTTCGGGCGAGATGTGCGGTTCATGCGAACCTTCCTCGATGCGGTACGTCGAGGAATTCCCGGCAGCTGTCAGCCGCACACAAAAGAATCACAGAACGGACCGGAGAAAACAGATGGAACGCGGCGGGGGAAAATTGGGCCGCCGGCGGTGGAAAAGGCTTCGCCGAAGAGCGGCGAAGGTGCTGCCGGAGGGGGAGCCGGGCGGCGCGGCGCGCTGTCGCAGCAGTCCGCGTGGTCCGGTACCGGGCGGGCTGCTCGGTGTCGCCGGGCGCGGCCGTGACGGCACCTGCGGCACATTCCGGGCAACGAGCTGGGGCCCGCACCCAAGGTGCGGGCCCCAGCTGCAGTGTTCGTGTCAGCGTCAGGCGGGAACGATGTTCTCGGCCTGCGGGCCCTTCTGGCCCTGCGTGACGTCGAAGGTCACCTTCTGGCCTTCCTGCAGCTCGCGGAAGCCCTGGGTGGCGATGTTCGAGTAGTGGGCGAAGACGTCAGCGCCGCCACCGTCCTGCTCGATGAAGCCGAAACCCTTTTCCGAGTTGAACCACTTCACGGTTCCAGTAGCCATGTCAAATCTCCTTCGGGGGCAGTGCCGGGGCCGCACTGTGCGGACCCCGCGTCGCCGCGATGATTGCCCCGTCCGGAAAACCGGAAATACAAAAGCGCTCCCGCCGTCCGAAAAGGGGCGGCGGGGTGCGAGAAGTCTTTGGGAACCACAACCACAACTGCAACTGAGATCGACAGTAGCACGGTACGAGCACCCCTGCGCAGCGGTTGCCCCGCCATTTCCGGGCGCTGAAACCCTGCTGCCGTGGCGGTTTTTCGGTGATATTCGCACCCGGGCCCCGCCACCGGCGGTGGCCGTCCGGCGGGGGAAGGGACCGTACGGCCCCTGTGCGGCGGGCCCGGCGCATTCCAGGCTGGAGGTGTCACGGGCCGGGCGGCGTCCGTCCGGGTACCGAGGAGGCATCATGCAGAACACTCCCCACCTCGTCAGCGATGTGATGACACAGACCGTGGCCGCGGTCGGCCGGGAGGCACGGTTCAAGGAGATCGTCGAGACCATGGAGCGGTGGCAGGTCAGCGCGCTGCCGGTGCTGGCGGGGGAGGGCCGGGTGATCGGTGTGGTCTCCGAGGCCGATCTGCTGCCCAAGGAGGAGTTCCGGGAGTCGGCCCCCGACCGCCTGGAGCAGCGGCGGTGGCTCGATGACATGCGCCGGGCGGGCGCGCTGACCGCGGGGGAGCTGATGACCGCCCCCGCCCTCACCGTACGGGCCAATGCCACGCTCTCCCAGGCGGCCCGGACCATGGCGCGGGCCTCCGTCAAACGGCTGCCGGTGGTGGACGGACAGGGGGCGCTCCAGGGCATCGTCAGCCGCGCCGACCTGCTGAAGGTCTTCCTGCGCTCGGACGAGGACCTGGCGGAGGAGGTCCGCTACGTCGTGGGTGAGCTGTTCACGGCGCCGGTCAGGGACCTGCGGGTCACGGTCGCCGACGGGGTCGTCACGCTCAGCGGCCGGGTCCGGGACACCTCGCTCATCCCGGTGGCCGCCCGACTGGTGCGCGCGGTGGAGGGGGTCGTCGATGTGGAGTTCGATGTCACTGCCCCGGCTGCCGCGCGGGCTCGGACGCCGATGGCTGGTCCGCACCGGTGAGGGGCCGTGCCCGCCGCACGGCTGTCCCGGGACGGTTCGGCCTGGCAGGCCCCTGCGAGAAGGGTCACGATGGGGACAGGGAGGCGGACGTCGTACCAGCCGGAGGGCGTCATGAGCGACGCGGAGGCATTCTCACCGCACCGGCCGATCCGGGTGTTCCTGCTCGACGACCATGAGGTCGTCCGGCGTGGGGTGGCGGATCTGCTCGACGCCGAGCCCGATATCGAGGTGGTCGGCGACGCCGGGACGGCCGCTCATGCGCTGGCGCGCGGACCGGCGCTCCGGCCGGATGTCGCGGTGCTGGATGTGCGGCTGCCGGATGGCGACGGGGTCTCGGTGTGCCGGGAGCTGCGTTCGCGGATGCCGGGGCTGGCCTGTTTGATGCTCACCTCGTTCGACGATGACGAAGCGCTGCTCGATGCGATCATGGCCGGGGCGGCCGGTTATGTGCTCAAGGAGATCAAGGGGGCCGACCTCGTCGCGGCGGTGCGTACGGTCGCCTCCGGCAGCTCGATGCTCGACCCGGCGACGACGGCACGGCTGATGAGCAGTCTGCGCGGCGACTCCGAGGCATCACCCGAGGCGGACGCGCTGTCCGGGCTGTCGCCGCGGGAGCGGGAGATCCTCGGGCTGATCGGCGCAGGGCTGACGAACCGTCAGATCGGCAAGCGGCTCTACCTCTCCGAGAAGACCGTCAAGAACCACATCTCCCGCCTGCTGGCCAAACTCGGTGTGGAGCGGCGCATCCAGGCGGCCGTCCTCGCCACCCAGGCCGCCTCGGCGCCCGGTGGGGGCCCGCGCGGGACCTGAGGCGGGACCGGGAGGGACCTGAGGCGGGACCGGGCGGCGCGCCCGTAAGGGCCCGGAGCCCGGGGGGACGGGCCACTGCGGCCCGTTTCTGCGACCCCGAAAGGAGGGCGGCCATGGAGCCGGACATCATCACCGTGGGGCTCGACGGTTCGCCGGAGAGCCTGGCGGCCGCGCAGTGGGCCGCTGACGAGGCGGACCGGCGCCAGGCGGTGCTGCGGCTGCTGCACGCCTGGATACTCCTGGCCGCCGAGGCGCCGGACACGCCCCCGGAACGGGACCAGAACGCCGCCGCCCGGCAGATCGTGCGCCGGGCCGTGGACGAGGTCCGGGAACGCCGTCCGCATCTGCAGATCATCGAAGACCTGGTGGGATCGGAGGCGGAATCGGCGCTGGTGCGTGCGGCCGGTGAATCGCTGATGGTCGTGCTCGGGTCGCGGGCCCTGGGGACCTGGGAAAGCTATGTGCTGGGAGACGTGAGCCTGAATGTCGTGGGCCAGGCCGAGGGGCCGGTCGTCCTGGTCCGGGCGGCGGCCGGGCGGGCGAGAACACCCCGCCACGCCTCCGCGGACGGCACGCCCCCCGCGCCCCGGCCCCGGGTCGTCGTCGGCGTCAGCCTCAACGGTCCCTGCGACCGGATGCTCAGCTTCGCCTTCGATGCGGCGGCCAGCCGCGGCCTGCCGCTGCAGGCCGTCCACGGGCGGCCGCTGCCCGTGCAGGCGTACACCCCGTGGGGCATCGACCCCGACGCCGCGAAGGAACTCACCAAAGAGGCGGACATCGAGCTGCGGGACGCCCTGCGCCCATGGAGCGAGCGGTTCCCCGGTGTGCTGGTCCAGGAGACCGTGCTGCCGGAGAGCCCGACCCGGGCCCTCGTACAGACGGTCTTCGGCGCCGAACTCCTGGTGGTCGGCCGCCGGCTGCACCGTCCCCTGCTCGCGCCCCGCGTCGGACCGGTCGCGCACGCCGCCATCCACCATGTGACCTGCCCGGTCGCCGTGGTTCCGCACGACTGAGCCGATAGAACTGAGCCGATGCGGAACGCACTCCCCGCCCACGGGGCCGATGCGATCCGGCCCGGCACACCCGGAGGGACAGGACACAGATGAGGCACCGCACCGTGGCAGACCTGATGACGCCCGAGGCCGTCGTCGTCCAACGGGGCACCCCGTTCAAGGAGATCGCGCGACTGCTCGACGAGTACGACATCACCGCCGTACCCGTGCTCGACGAGGACGACCAGCCGGTGGGGGTGGTGTCCGAGGCCGATCTGCTGCGTCGGCAGATCGCGAAGCTCGGGGCGACCAGCGCCGAAGCGATCATGACAAGCCCCGCCGTGGTGGCACGCCCCGAATGGAGCGTCGTCGAAGCGGCCAGAACGATGGAGAAGAAGAAGGTCAAGCGGCTGCCCGTGGTCGATGACTCCGGGCGGCTCATCGGGGTGATCAGCCGCAGCGACCTCGTGCAGCTGTTCCTGCGCCGGGACCGGGCCATCCAGGAGGAGGTGCTGGAAGAGGTGCTGACCCGCACGCTCGGGGTGGCACCGTCCGCGGTCACGGTCGACGTCTCCGACGGCCATGTCACCCTCACCGGCTCCCTGGAGCGCAAGAGCCTGCTCCCCATCGCCGTGCGGCTGTGCGAAAGCGTCGACGGGGTGGTCGAGGTGGTCGACCGGCTCAGCTACCTCCGGGACGACACCGCCACGCCACGGCAGGACGCCCCGGAGTAGCGCGAACGGGCC contains these protein-coding regions:
- a CDS encoding SDR family oxidoreductase, which produces MTEHEKVVLITGASSGIGEATARRLAADGHRVFLGARRTDRLETLAHHITSGGGTAAFQRLDVTSAEDMRSFVAAAREEYGRVDVLVNNAGVMPLSPLEALRVDEWDRMLDVNVRGVLHGIAAALPVMKAQGTGHIVNVASVGAYEVVPTAAVYCATKFAVRAISEGLRQESAGGIRVSVISPGVTESELPDSITDPAAREAMKAYRAVALPAAAVADTIAFAVSRPPEVDVNELVVRPAASAQ
- a CDS encoding SCO5918 family protein, giving the protein MRCVIARFPFDLIKTEVQDSMKGVEPEPVTGDSVLIGGRHYPVKQVGEIITRQDRRDFSAGEVTRALTRLGFTCSSSTPVVRTPLEEASAMLQAPATPDGDPTS
- a CDS encoding DEAD/DEAH box helicase, which encodes MNRTSRPNDRSPRTRSAGSGRGGYRSQASNRSGGKRRRPAPQGEFALPVTHTPALPPAESFAELDMPSALLASLTTQGVTAPFPIQAATLPNSLAGRDVLGRGRTGSGKTLAFGLALLARTAGLRAEPGKPLALVLVPTRELAQQVTDALTPYAKALSLRLATVVGGMSIGRQASALRGGAEVVVATPGRLKDLIGRGDCRLNQVGITVLDEADQMADMGFMPQVTALLDQVRPEGQRMLFSATLDRNVDLLVRRYLTDPVVHSVDPSAGAVTTMEHHLLHVRDADKHATTTEIAAREGRSIMFLDTKRAVDKLTKHLLNSGVRAAALHGGKSQPQRTRTLAQFKTGQVTVLVATNVAARGIHVDNLDLVVNVDPPTDHKDYLHRGGRTARAGESGSVVTLVLPNQRREMDRLMADAGITPQSTQVRSGEAELTRITGAQAPSGIPVTIAAPAVERPKRSGSSTRGRRSRSAQARRQSGAPRNAAGTSQRRPSAGKTS
- a CDS encoding cold-shock protein, whose amino-acid sequence is MATGTVKWFNSEKGFGFIEQDGGGADVFAHYSNIATQGFRELQEGQKVTFDVTQGQKGPQAENIVPA
- a CDS encoding CBS domain-containing protein translates to MQNTPHLVSDVMTQTVAAVGREARFKEIVETMERWQVSALPVLAGEGRVIGVVSEADLLPKEEFRESAPDRLEQRRWLDDMRRAGALTAGELMTAPALTVRANATLSQAARTMARASVKRLPVVDGQGALQGIVSRADLLKVFLRSDEDLAEEVRYVVGELFTAPVRDLRVTVADGVVTLSGRVRDTSLIPVAARLVRAVEGVVDVEFDVTAPAAARARTPMAGPHR
- a CDS encoding response regulator; this translates as MSDAEAFSPHRPIRVFLLDDHEVVRRGVADLLDAEPDIEVVGDAGTAAHALARGPALRPDVAVLDVRLPDGDGVSVCRELRSRMPGLACLMLTSFDDDEALLDAIMAGAAGYVLKEIKGADLVAAVRTVASGSSMLDPATTARLMSSLRGDSEASPEADALSGLSPREREILGLIGAGLTNRQIGKRLYLSEKTVKNHISRLLAKLGVERRIQAAVLATQAASAPGGGPRGT
- a CDS encoding universal stress protein, which encodes MEPDIITVGLDGSPESLAAAQWAADEADRRQAVLRLLHAWILLAAEAPDTPPERDQNAAARQIVRRAVDEVRERRPHLQIIEDLVGSEAESALVRAAGESLMVVLGSRALGTWESYVLGDVSLNVVGQAEGPVVLVRAAAGRARTPRHASADGTPPAPRPRVVVGVSLNGPCDRMLSFAFDAAASRGLPLQAVHGRPLPVQAYTPWGIDPDAAKELTKEADIELRDALRPWSERFPGVLVQETVLPESPTRALVQTVFGAELLVVGRRLHRPLLAPRVGPVAHAAIHHVTCPVAVVPHD
- a CDS encoding CBS domain-containing protein, which translates into the protein MRHRTVADLMTPEAVVVQRGTPFKEIARLLDEYDITAVPVLDEDDQPVGVVSEADLLRRQIAKLGATSAEAIMTSPAVVARPEWSVVEAARTMEKKKVKRLPVVDDSGRLIGVISRSDLVQLFLRRDRAIQEEVLEEVLTRTLGVAPSAVTVDVSDGHVTLTGSLERKSLLPIAVRLCESVDGVVEVVDRLSYLRDDTATPRQDAPE